In Parabacteroides timonensis, the genomic stretch GTGTCCCGATTTCAGAGGTGGTGATACTTTTCTTATGGATCAGAGTACCATTTGCATCCTGTTCTATATATTTCAGTGTTCCTGCTGCCTGGTTATTCTGGTTATATACCCACGATCTCCAGGTCAGGCCGTTCAGCCATTCCTTCTCATACTGGAACATCGACTTGCGGATATATTGCATCTTGGTCACAGGTTCACCCACTTTCCAGGCAACGAAGATGTTATCTTTACTGGTAAAGAGGAAGTCCTGTCCCGGAGTATATACATCGTATTCCTGAATGAAGGAGAGATTGTTTACCGGGCTTTCTCCTTCATGGTAGAGTTTTTTATTGAAGCTGTGGGTCAGTTTGACGTTATACTTCAGTTTACGGTCGTTCGTTCCGTAGGCCAGATAGCCGCTGGCGAACCAATACGGGTTGAGGTTGGCTGTTGTCATACCTCCGACACGCAGGCGTACACCTTCCAGTCTGTTACCGCTGATGGTCGTGTTCATTGGCCCGAAGTCGAACTTTGTCGATTTCTTGTCGCCAGCCGTAGGAATATACCCTGAGATAAGTATCTCTGCCGTTTTGATGATTACGTTGAATGCCGGAACTTTGCGGAGTTGTGCCAACAAGTCGTCGAGTGCATTCTCCTTTTCTTTCAGAGGGACATGCCGGTTGTTGACCCAGAACGTATCGGGTTGTTCGATTGCTACGGGCAAAGTATGGAGCGGCCCCAACAGGTTAAAGACGGAGTCTGCTTTTTCGACGTTGAAATTATATTTCTCGTAATTCCTTAATTGGTGTGCATAGAGTTGTTGCGCTCCTTTCACAATATAGAAATTAACGTACGTGTTTTCGTTCTTGACAACCCAGGTACTGTCGGGCATACGTTCGAACTCCTGTTCGATACGAAGTTTATCCACCCAGTTGAGGTTGATATTGACCGGCGTGTTAAGCAGGAATTTCTTTACCGCATAGTTGCCATCCAGCGTAATATACAATCTTCCGGTAAAACCGTAACTCTGGCTGTTGACCGGAACAAAGCCCAGATCGACACATTTATCGCCTCCTATATCCAGCGTATCCATGATATAATACTTGTAATAGCTGGTGGCCAGGGTAGAGGATAGCGGGCTGACAAAACGGTTCAGCAGGATATTGATGTTATTGTCGAAGATGTTGATTCCCTGAAATATTTCTTCCAGATTGGAGGTGATGCCACCACCATCGTCCAGCGTCTGGTCGACACCCTGCATACGCTTCCCTTTGACGATTGTCTTTTCGGCTTTCGGTTGCTTCCGGTAGTACTTATCCGCAATCGTTTCCCGTACGGAAAGGGTCAGGATCGGTTTTCCGTTGAACTCGGATGTGTCGAGATAGTTTCGGATGAACTTGAATTTCTTCATGAATTTGTTCTTCTCGAAGTCCGGGTTGAAGTCGTCCAGCGAGAGGGATAGTTTCTCGTAAACTTCCGTTTGGTATTCGTCTTTTGCTTCGATACGGTTATCGTTTTTATGCTCGATCACCTTCTTGATAAGTTCGACAGCCGGATTATCTTTGCGGGTGTATTTTTCCCTCTTGGGCTTTACCACGACTTCCGAAATCTCGAAAGCGGTAGGACGTATCTTTATATCGAGACCATCGTTCTTCTGGCCTTTTTTCAGGTCGATCACCTTGGTGTCGTATCCCAGTGATGCAAAGGCCAGCTTATTATACCCTTTATCATTTTGCAGGGTAAACTTTCCGTTATCGTCGGTCATAGCACCGATCGTGGAACCGTCGAAATAGACGGATACGAAGGCCAGAGGCTCTCCGGTAATTGAATCTTTCACAATACCGGATGCAGATGTAATGCTTTGAGCATATAAAACAGAGATGCCAGTCACTGCCTGCAATAGAACCAACAGCAATATAAAGCGAATTCTTTTTACCATGAAACTAACGTTATTCCTTCTCGGATAATGCAGTTGGCAAAGGTACTCTTTTTCTTTGGAGCAGCAGTCTGAGCGTTATTAATAATCTTTAATCAAGAAGCGTGAGAATGAAGAGGAATTTTGTTTGGGGTGTTAATTAATTAGTTAACTTTGCAAGTGTAATAATAAAATCTTAATTATGAAAAATAGGAGAGAGATTCTTTGGTATAAGAACTATTTTACAGAGTTTTATGTACCTCTACCTACTGGGGTCAGAAGCAAAATAAAGTATGTTTTAGAATTGGTGCGGACAGAAGAGAATATTCCTGTCAGGTTTTTTAAGCATCTGGAAGATGTGAAAGGGCTATATGAGATACGGATTGAATATGAAAGTAATATATATCGTATTTTCTGTTGTCTGGATAAAGGTAAAATCGTAGTTCTTTTTAATGGTATTCAAAAGAAGTCTCGAAGAACTCCATTGAAAGATATTCAGTTGGCAGCTAGGATTATGAAAGAATATTTTAAGGAAAAGAAAGGTGAATGATTATGAAAGATAAATATTTAAGTGAAGAGAAAAAGCAGCAGATAATGCAGTGTCATACATTTGACGAATTGTTGGATATAGAATATGGTCCGGAAGGAACTCCCGAACGTAATCAGTTTGAAGAAGAAGCACAAGCTTTTATCCTGGCCGAACGTCTGAAGGAAGAACGTCTTAAAGCCGGTCTTACTCAGGAACAACTTGCTGAAAAGATCGGAACAAAGAAAAGCTATATCTCCCGTATTGAGAATGGCAAATGTGATGTGCAACTATCCACCTTATATAAGATATTCCGTGGATTAGGAAAGCAGATAAGCGTAACAGTTCTGTAAAGAAAAACAAGGGCTCTGATTGGAAGATCAGAGCCCTTGTCGTATCAACTAGTAAGCATCTACAATGCTTTGGCTTTTCAGTTGTTTGTCGAATGAAGCTTTATCGAGCTGGGTGGTTACATGGATCGTAACAGGTTCGTTCGGTAACAGGTCGAAATAATTGTCGGAGAAGAAATTGTCGATGCCGTCGATACTGAGGAATACAGCACGGGCAAAGACGTTGCTCTCGACAGTTACATCGTAGCCATCGCCAGCGGGAACGGAAGTCATCTGTATATCCGCTTTTGGGAAGTCGATGTCTTTGAAGCGGGTGAAGAAATAGTTATTGGAGATCACTTCTGCCTCTTTACCGCTCTCGCTGAAACGGGCATTAACTACGACTTCGTTCGGTTGCTTTCCGCCAAGCACGCTTTCAACCGGAGCTGAGAACTGTATTTTGCTGGTATTGGCAGGCAATGTTACGTTACTTTTCTTTTCAAATAAGACATTCCCTTTCAGATCCATCACACGGATATCCAGTTTCCCTTTGACGGCTTTCAGACGATCGGAAATCATCCAGATGTTCAATTGGCTGTCTTCTGCTATCGGAGAAACCAGGATGTCCCGGAATGCCTTCTTGGTAAAGTAATGCTGGGCTTTCCAACGGCCGTAATAATCGCGGCTCGACCAGGAAGCCACAGGCCAGCAGTCGTTGTGCTGCCAGTAGAGCGATCCCATATTGTACGGCATCATGCGACGATGTGCTTCCATAGCAGTCTTCATGGCATCACCCTGCAACAGGATACTCATATAGAGCGTAGATGGGAAGTCCTTCGGTTTGTGATATTCCTCCAGAGTGATGTTTTCAATGCGTGAGTTGGCAATCTGGCCTCCCCGTTGGTGTGCCATCATCACATCCGAATAAATATCATGGTCGCGTTCCTCCGGTGCATATTTTAATACGGATTGGTATTCGGGGAATGACTGGAAACCATATTCGGAGAAGAAACGGGCTCTTACTTTGTTGAAGTGAGACACAGAATCGACGCCTTGCCATACACCCCAGTAATGCGCATCACCGTTCGGGTTCCAGTTCGGTTTTCCGCTTTCACATTTGGCATCCGGATCACCTCCATAGGGAGAGGAAGGCCAGTAGAAGATCTCGGGATCATACTCTTTTACAACATCGGCCAGGATAGTATTAAAGAGTTTTTTAGTATCGTTGCGTAACTGTTCCGTCACACCGTATTGATCGAACTTCTTCATCCATCCCCAGTTGAACCAGGCCGTGTGTATTTCGTTATTACCGCACCAGATAGCCAGGCTCGGATGATTACGCAGGCGGATCACATTGTCGATTGCTTCCTGGCGGATATTCTCTTCCAGTTCAGGTGTCAACGGATAAACGCTGCAGGCGAACATAAAGTCCTGCCATACGAGGATACCGTATTTATCGCACAGGTCATAGAAAAGATCCTCCTCATAGATACCGCCTCCCCATACACGAAGCATGTTCATATTTACATCGACAGCGTCCTTGATTGTCTTTTCATACTGTTCGGCTGTTACGCGCGGCAGGAAGTTATCCTGTGGAATATAGTTGGCCCCTTTCATAAAGACAGGTACACCGTTCAGTTCGAAATAGAAGGTATGGCCATCCTTATCCGGCTGGTTGATTACACGGATGCTACGGAGTCCGAGGTTGGTCTTGTGGGTATCGACTATCTTGTTGTCCATACGGATCGTTGCCGTGAACGGATACAGATGCGCTTCCCCCAGTCCGTGCGACCACCAGAGTTTCGGGTTGTTTACTGTCAGGTTGGTTTCGATCAGGTTGATTCCTTTCTTCACCTGAGCTTTCTTTGTCCAGGTTGTCTTGATACCATCCGCCTTGATATCCAGGGTTACTTCCCCGTCTTTGTCGGCAATTACCTGTACGCTGGTTTTGATGTCGGCACGTTTGGCCGTCACGCTGGTCTGGTCGTAGAAGATATTGTCGATGCGGGCATCATTCCAACCGATCAGGTAAGCCGGACGCCAGATACCGCTGGTCACGATACGTGGACCCCAGTCCCAGCCGTAATGGTAACCAGCTTTACGGGCGAATATGCTGACCTTTTTATCGAAGATACCACCGTTCTCGGACTGGTCGTTGCCGGCTTCTACCGGAAACTTCAGTGCTTCGAATTTCGGCAGGTCTACTTTGATAGGAGAGTGGAAGTAAACGCGCAACTCATTACCGTCTTTCTTCAACAATCCTTTGACGGGGACACTCCATTCACGGAACATATTGTCGGCTTTCAGTATGCAGGAGTCATTCAGATAAACATCTGCGTATGTATCCAGTCCCTTGAAGTCAAGCTCGATATTATCTTTGTCGAATACATCCGCAGACACGTTCAGTGTCGTTTTGTATTCCCAGTCTTCTTTGTCTACCCATTGTATGCTCCGTTCGTTGAGGCGGTAGAACGGATCTTCGATAATCTTGTTATCCATCAGGTCGGTTTGCACTGTACCCGGTACGGTAGCCGGGTACCAGTTATTGCCGCGCACCTGCTTAAAGGTCCAGCCTTTGTCGATGTTTTGTTTAGCTACACCGTCTGCCAGGGCCGGCGAGGTCGTTGCCAAAGCGGCCAGGGCGACAGCGGATATTACAGTTTTGTAACGCATAGTTGTTGTGTTTAGTAATTCTTTATAGCGACTTCAAATTCTCAGCATTTACCGGGTTCTTGCCTTCCGGTGTGTATAGATGGTCGATGCGGTCGGCATACGTCTTTTCCACTTTACCGCGTACGATCTTCATGGTGCTGTTTACCAAACCGTTCTGTTCGGTAAAAGGTTCGGGAAGGACAGCGAATGTTGTCGGTAGCCAGCGGTCAGGGAATAGGGTAGACAAGTCGCCACCTTTACGGAAACGGTCTATCTGGCTTTGAAGGATACGGATGGCTTCTTCTTTGCCTTTTTCCGAGTTGAGATCCAGTTGGTGATGTGCCAGATGCTTCTTCAGACGATCCTTGTTGGGGACGAGCAAGGCAACGGTATAAGGATTCTGGTTATTATAAAGCAGAAGCTGGTCGATACAGGACGAATGTTCGACCAACGCCTCCTCGATGCCTTCCGGGCTGTATTTCTCACCGTCGCTACCGATCAATAGGCTTTTGAAACGGCCTAATACATACAATAGCCCGTCTTTGCCCATATATCCCATATCGCCGGTATAAAGCCAACCATCTCTGACGGTATCGGCTGTCGAAGACGGGTTCTTCCAGTATCCGGCCATTACGTTTTCTCCGCGGATAACGATTTCACCTTTTTCACCTGACGGAAGTTCTTTGCCGTCCAGGTCGCATATTTTGAGATCGAGCGGCTGTACGAGTACCCCGCTGCTTCCGAACTTATGATGACGCGGTCCGTTGGTGGAAATAACCGGGGTTGCTTCACTCAATCCATACCCCTGGTACATCGGCAGACCGATGGCATAGTAGAATTTCTGCAGGTCTTTATCCAGCAGTGCACCGCCGCCGATAAAGAACTTCAACTCTCCGCCGAAGTTCTCGCGAACCTTCGAGAAGATAATACTGTCGAACAGGCTGACAACCGGTTTCAAAAGGAACCGCCAGCCGCGACCTTTATCATCCCCACCGTCTCCGTTGTAAGTATAGGCCACATCCAGTCCCATGTGAAACAGGCGGTTGACCATATTACCCTGCGCACGGATGCCTTGCTCGATGTTTTTCTTGAAGTTCTTGGCCAGTGCCGGGACACTCAATATCAGGTAAGGCTTGAACTCCTTGATATTTATCGGGATATTCTTCAATGTCTCCATTCCCGTCTTTCCAACCTGTACCGTGGCAACGGAGGCTCCCTTATACATAAATATATAGAAACCGACCACATGCGCGAAACAATGGTCGAGCGGTAGAATAACCAGTGTACGCCAGGTGTCGTCGATATCCACGCAGGTAAGCGATTGTTCGACATTGGCAGTATAATTACGGTGCGTCAGGATCACCCCTTTCGGATCGGCAGTCGTACCGGAGGTGTAGGTGATCGTTGCATAGTCGTCATTTGTAAGCGATCGGCCGATAGCCAGAAATTCCTCCAGCGGATGTGCCTGAAGATATTCCGTCCCCATTTCCATCACTTTCGAAAGCGGTATCTCTTTTTCTTTGTATTCCGGTTGGTCGTCAAAAACAATTACCTGGCGGATCAGGGGCAACTTATCCATAATGGCCCGTATCTTTTTCAGTTGGTTGCCTGAGACCATGATGTATTTCACATCGGCATGCGTCAGGCGAAACAACAGGTCGTTGGCCTCTTCCAGTTTAATGGAGAGGGGCACGTTGGTGGCTCCGGCATAGAACATGGCCAGTTCGCCTATAATCCAGGCATTGCGGCCTTCACTGAGCAAGGCCATATTGTCACCTTTATTTACTCCCAGGGCAACCAGTCCGGCTCCCAGGGCGTATACCTGATCCCTGACCTGTGTGTAGGTGGTAGGCTCAAATTTGTCCTTTGTCTTTTCCCATAGGAACGGGTTGTCGGGATATTGTTTCACCGAACTCTCAAAAAGGTCTACCAATGTTTTTTTCATGACATCTTTGTTTTAGGATTTCTCAATTTCTTCAAGCAGTGCGCAGGCGGTTTCTACTGTACTGACATTCTTTACGACGATACTGCGCTTACCGTTCACATCCCGGATCATACATTCGCGGGGATGTTTTTGTATGAATGCTAATAATTTATCGAATGCTTCGCTCTGGTAATACGGGCTGTCCTGGTTAGCTACCAGGAAGATACTCATCTGTCCTTTTTTCATGACCAGCTTCTCCATACCCAGTTTCCTGGCTATGCGGCGAAGGCGTACGATACGGATCAATTCTTTTCCTTCCTTCGGTATTTTACCGAAACGGTCTTTCAGGCGTTCGGTAAAGGCAAGGATATCGCGTTCCTCTTCCATCTTGTCCAGTTCGCGATAGAGCGAGATACGCTCCGAGTCGTTGGGGATATACGTAGGAGGGAACATCAGTTCCAGATCACTTTCGATATGTGTTTCGCGGATATATTCGCTGCCCGAATCCCGTTTGCTATCGTCTGCATCGGCATAGAGATCGGCGAACTCGTCGCTCTTTAGTTCGTCTACTGCTTCTTCCAGTATCTTCTGGTATGTCTCGTAACCGAGGTCGGCAATGAAACCGCTTTGTTCGGCTCCCAGCATATTTCCGGCACCGCGTATATCGAGGTCTTGCATGGCGATATGGATACCACTTCCCAGCTCGGAGAAGTTCTCGATAGCTTGCAGGCGGCGACGTGCTTCCTGAGTCAGCGAAGAGAGAGGAGGGGAGAGCAGGTAACAGAAGGCTTTGCGGTTGCTTCGTCCCACACGTCCGCGCAACTGGTGCAGATCGGACAAACCGAACTGCTGTGCATTATTGATAATGATGGTGTTGGCATTCGGTACGTCGATGCCGCTTTCCACGATACTGGTGGCGATCAGTACATCGTATTCGTAGTTCACGAAGTCGAGGATGATCTTTTCCAGTTTATCCGGCTCCATCTGTCCGTGGCCGACAGCTATGCGGGCATCGGGGACTTCCCGGCGTACAAGCTGTTCTATTTCGTAAATGTTCTGAATGCGGTTGTTGATAAAGAACACCTGCCCATTACGGCTCATTTCGAAATTGATCGCTTCGCGGATAATGTCCGGGTTAAAACGTTCCACTTCCGTTTGTACCGGATAACGGTTGGGCGGCGGAGTCGTAATGCTGCTCAGGTCGCGCGCACCCATCAGTGAGAACTGCAACGTTCGCGGAATAGGCGTAGCCGTCATGGTCAATGTGTCTACATTCACCTTCATCTGGCGAAGCTTTTCTTTGACGGAGACACCGAACTTCTGCTCTTCGTCGATAACCAGTAATCCCAGGTCTTTGAACTTCACGTCTTTGCTGACGATACGGTGTGTGCCGATCAGTATATTCACTTTTCCATCCGCCACATCATTCAATGTCGCTTTGATTTGTGCCGATGTCCGGGCCCGGCTGATATAATCGATCCGGCAGGGGAAATCTTTCAGGCGTTCCGAGAAGGTCTGGAAATGCTGGAAAGCCAGTACCGTAGTCGGCACTAACACAGCTACCTGTTTATTGTCGGAAACCGCTTTGAAAGCGGCACGGATAGCTACTTCGGTCTTTCCGAAGCCCACATCACCGCAGATCAGACGATCCATCGGGCGTGAGTTTTCCATATCCTCCTTAACATCGGCCGTCGCTTTCATCTGGTCGGGCGTATCTTCGTAGATGAAGCTTGCTTCCAGTTCGTGCTGCATGAAACTGTCGGGCGAGTAGGAGAAACCTTTCTCCTGTTTGCGCTGGGAGTAGAGGATGATAAGGTCGCGGGCAATATCTTTGACCTTTTTCTTCGTTTTCTCCTTCATCTTTTCCCAGGCTCCTGTTCCCAGTTTGTTCAGTTTGGGAGCTTCACCGCTGTCTTTCCCTTTATATTTGGAGAGTTTGTGAAGCGAATGGATGCTGACGAAGATGATATCGTTGTTCTGGTAGATCAGTTTGATCGCTTCCTGTATCTTGCCGTTCACTTCGGTGCGCACCAGTCCGCCGAACTGTCCGACGCCGTGATCGATATGTACGATGTAATCGCCTGTGCTGAACTGGTTCAGTTCCTTGAGCGACAGTGTGAGCTTTCCGCTTCGTGCCTTTTCACTTTTCAGGTTGAATTTATGGAAACGGTCGAAGAGTTGGTGATCGGTGAAAAGACAGATGCGCAGGGTCTCGTCGGCAAAACCTTCGTGTATAGTCTTGTTGACCGGCGTGAAGGGGATATTCTCTCCCCGGTCTTCGAAGATGGCCCGGATGCGGGTAGCCTGTTTTTCTACGTCGCTTAATATATATAATGTATAGCCGTTCTCCAGATAACTCTGGAAAGAACTGCTTACCATATCGAAATTCTTATGATAGATAGGCTGTGCCTGTGTATTGAAGGACAGTGTTGCATCGGCAACGCCTGTGGGTCGTACCCCGAAATGCATCCGGCGGAAGTTTAATGCTGCCCGTAGGAAATCCTTCCCGGTCACCAGCTTGGCACGCATCTTGTCGATGTCGGCAAACGACTCTTCGTCTCCTACGACCGGCTCTTCGTTCCAAAGGCTGTCGATCCGTTCCTTTGTCCAGGCCAGGTCTTTAGCCGCCAGGATCGTTTGGGCTGGCAGTGAGTCGAGTAGCAGGGTATTGGTACGGTTGCTCTTGTTCATTTCCGGAACGATATAGATACTTTCCAGTTTCTCTTTGGATAGCTGCGTTTCCACATCGAACGTACGGATCGTTTCCACCTCTTTTCCGAAGAAGTCGATACGGTAGGGAAACTCGTACGAGAACGAGAATACGTCGAGGATACTCCCGCGGAGGGCGTATTGTCCGGGCTCGTATACATAATCAACCTGCTCGAAACCGTATTCGTCGAGTACATCGGAAACAAACATGTTGTCCAGCTTCTCGCCGACGCTGATCTTTAGTGTGTTCTTTTTCAGCTCGTCGCGCGATATAACCTTTTCAGCCAGTGCGTCGGGATAAGAGACGATAACGAACGGTGCTTTCGGGTCTTGCAGGACGCTGAGCACTTCGGTACGCAGGATCTCGTTGGCCGGATCGACGTGTCCATATTTGATTGCCCGGCGATAGGCGGAAGGGAAGAAGTAAATATCGCTGCTGCCGGTCAACTGAATCAGGTCGTGATAAAAGTAGCCGGCTTCTTCCTGGTCGTTAAGTATGCACACATAGCTTCCCCTTCTTTTTAAAAAAAGAGAAGCGATTGTCATTGCTGCGCCCGATCCGTTTAACCCTTTGAGGAATATATTGTTTGACGTATTATCGTTCAAAAGGGCATCTAAAGCAGTTATCTGTGGGTGGGCGCCAAATATCTTAAGTAATTCTTGTACCTCCATTAAAATAGTTGACAGTTGACAAGTGACAGTTTACAGATGCAAATGTCACTGTAATGTTTTACAAAGGTAGACTTTTTGTTCAAAATAGTATAGACTAATAAGCTTAAATCAACTAAAATATGTACCTTCGCGCTTAAGTTAACAGTTGACAGTGGATAGTTGACGCTTAAATAGATGCTTGGGGCAACTGTCCACTGTCACTTGTCAACTGTCAACTAATAGAATTGTAGATTATGTCAGACAGTATTGTTATTATTCCTACCTACAACGAGAAAGAGAATGTTGAGAATATTATCCGTGCGGTATTCGGGTTGGAAAAGAACTTTGATATTTTGATTATAGATGATGGATCGCCCGACGGTACGGCCGATATTGTGAAGCGTTTGCAAAAGGAGTTCCCGGAACGTCTATTCATGGTGGAGAGACAAGGAAAACTAGGATTGGGAACAGCTTATATCTGCGGTTTCAAGTGGGCGATCGAACATAAGTACGATTTCATCTTCGAAATGGATGCCGACTTCAGTCATAACCCGAATGATCTTCCTAAATTATATGCTGCCTGCACGGAGCAGGGAGGCGATGTCGCTATCGGTTCGCGTTACAGCAATGGCGTAAACGTGGTGAACTGGCCGCTCGGTCGCGTTCTGATGTCTTATTATGCATCTGTATATGTCCGTTTCGTTACCGGGATGAAGGTGCAGGATACGACAGCCGGTTTCAAATGTTATCGTCGCGAAGTGCTTGAAACGATCGATCTCGATCATATTCATTTTAAAGGATATGCTTTCCAGA encodes the following:
- a CDS encoding DUF5686 and carboxypeptidase-like regulatory domain-containing protein, producing MVKRIRFILLLVLLQAVTGISVLYAQSITSASGIVKDSITGEPLAFVSVYFDGSTIGAMTDDNGKFTLQNDKGYNKLAFASLGYDTKVIDLKKGQKNDGLDIKIRPTAFEISEVVVKPKREKYTRKDNPAVELIKKVIEHKNDNRIEAKDEYQTEVYEKLSLSLDDFNPDFEKNKFMKKFKFIRNYLDTSEFNGKPILTLSVRETIADKYYRKQPKAEKTIVKGKRMQGVDQTLDDGGGITSNLEEIFQGINIFDNNINILLNRFVSPLSSTLATSYYKYYIMDTLDIGGDKCVDLGFVPVNSQSYGFTGRLYITLDGNYAVKKFLLNTPVNINLNWVDKLRIEQEFERMPDSTWVVKNENTYVNFYIVKGAQQLYAHQLRNYEKYNFNVEKADSVFNLLGPLHTLPVAIEQPDTFWVNNRHVPLKEKENALDDLLAQLRKVPAFNVIIKTAEILISGYIPTAGDKKSTKFDFGPMNTTISGNRLEGVRLRVGGMTTANLNPYWFASGYLAYGTNDRKLKYNVKLTHSFNKKLYHEGESPVNNLSFIQEYDVYTPGQDFLFTSKDNIFVAWKVGEPVTKMQYIRKSMFQYEKEWLNGLTWRSWVYNQNNQAAGTLKYIEQDANGTLIHKKSITTSEIGTQLRFAPGERSYDGRSGKESVFNLSKDAPIFKLSHQLGLKGVLGGEYNYNHTELSAEKRIWLSSFGHIDTQLKAGKVWNKVPFPLLILPNTNQSITIQPEAFHMMNALEFVTDQYVSFNATYYMKGWILNRIPGVKWLRLREVISFNGIYGGLTDKNNPTMTPGLFVLPDGTRPLGNTPYMEASVGLENIFKILRIDYYRRLTYLNEPNIKKGGVRIALRFSF
- the mfd gene encoding transcription-repair coupling factor, with the translated sequence MEVQELLKIFGAHPQITALDALLNDNTSNNIFLKGLNGSGAAMTIASLFLKRRGSYVCILNDQEEAGYFYHDLIQLTGSSDIYFFPSAYRRAIKYGHVDPANEILRTEVLSVLQDPKAPFVIVSYPDALAEKVISRDELKKNTLKISVGEKLDNMFVSDVLDEYGFEQVDYVYEPGQYALRGSILDVFSFSYEFPYRIDFFGKEVETIRTFDVETQLSKEKLESIYIVPEMNKSNRTNTLLLDSLPAQTILAAKDLAWTKERIDSLWNEEPVVGDEESFADIDKMRAKLVTGKDFLRAALNFRRMHFGVRPTGVADATLSFNTQAQPIYHKNFDMVSSSFQSYLENGYTLYILSDVEKQATRIRAIFEDRGENIPFTPVNKTIHEGFADETLRICLFTDHQLFDRFHKFNLKSEKARSGKLTLSLKELNQFSTGDYIVHIDHGVGQFGGLVRTEVNGKIQEAIKLIYQNNDIIFVSIHSLHKLSKYKGKDSGEAPKLNKLGTGAWEKMKEKTKKKVKDIARDLIILYSQRKQEKGFSYSPDSFMQHELEASFIYEDTPDQMKATADVKEDMENSRPMDRLICGDVGFGKTEVAIRAAFKAVSDNKQVAVLVPTTVLAFQHFQTFSERLKDFPCRIDYISRARTSAQIKATLNDVADGKVNILIGTHRIVSKDVKFKDLGLLVIDEEQKFGVSVKEKLRQMKVNVDTLTMTATPIPRTLQFSLMGARDLSSITTPPPNRYPVQTEVERFNPDIIREAINFEMSRNGQVFFINNRIQNIYEIEQLVRREVPDARIAVGHGQMEPDKLEKIILDFVNYEYDVLIATSIVESGIDVPNANTIIINNAQQFGLSDLHQLRGRVGRSNRKAFCYLLSPPLSSLTQEARRRLQAIENFSELGSGIHIAMQDLDIRGAGNMLGAEQSGFIADLGYETYQKILEEAVDELKSDEFADLYADADDSKRDSGSEYIRETHIESDLELMFPPTYIPNDSERISLYRELDKMEEERDILAFTERLKDRFGKIPKEGKELIRIVRLRRIARKLGMEKLVMKKGQMSIFLVANQDSPYYQSEAFDKLLAFIQKHPRECMIRDVNGKRSIVVKNVSTVETACALLEEIEKS
- a CDS encoding beta-mannosidase, whose product is MRYKTVISAVALAALATTSPALADGVAKQNIDKGWTFKQVRGNNWYPATVPGTVQTDLMDNKIIEDPFYRLNERSIQWVDKEDWEYKTTLNVSADVFDKDNIELDFKGLDTYADVYLNDSCILKADNMFREWSVPVKGLLKKDGNELRVYFHSPIKVDLPKFEALKFPVEAGNDQSENGGIFDKKVSIFARKAGYHYGWDWGPRIVTSGIWRPAYLIGWNDARIDNIFYDQTSVTAKRADIKTSVQVIADKDGEVTLDIKADGIKTTWTKKAQVKKGINLIETNLTVNNPKLWWSHGLGEAHLYPFTATIRMDNKIVDTHKTNLGLRSIRVINQPDKDGHTFYFELNGVPVFMKGANYIPQDNFLPRVTAEQYEKTIKDAVDVNMNMLRVWGGGIYEEDLFYDLCDKYGILVWQDFMFACSVYPLTPELEENIRQEAIDNVIRLRNHPSLAIWCGNNEIHTAWFNWGWMKKFDQYGVTEQLRNDTKKLFNTILADVVKEYDPEIFYWPSSPYGGDPDAKCESGKPNWNPNGDAHYWGVWQGVDSVSHFNKVRARFFSEYGFQSFPEYQSVLKYAPEERDHDIYSDVMMAHQRGGQIANSRIENITLEEYHKPKDFPSTLYMSILLQGDAMKTAMEAHRRMMPYNMGSLYWQHNDCWPVASWSSRDYYGRWKAQHYFTKKAFRDILVSPIAEDSQLNIWMISDRLKAVKGKLDIRVMDLKGNVLFEKKSNVTLPANTSKIQFSAPVESVLGGKQPNEVVVNARFSESGKEAEVISNNYFFTRFKDIDFPKADIQMTSVPAGDGYDVTVESNVFARAVFLSIDGIDNFFSDNYFDLLPNEPVTIHVTTQLDKASFDKQLKSQSIVDAY
- a CDS encoding AMP-dependent synthetase/ligase, translating into MKKTLVDLFESSVKQYPDNPFLWEKTKDKFEPTTYTQVRDQVYALGAGLVALGVNKGDNMALLSEGRNAWIIGELAMFYAGATNVPLSIKLEEANDLLFRLTHADVKYIMVSGNQLKKIRAIMDKLPLIRQVIVFDDQPEYKEKEIPLSKVMEMGTEYLQAHPLEEFLAIGRSLTNDDYATITYTSGTTADPKGVILTHRNYTANVEQSLTCVDIDDTWRTLVILPLDHCFAHVVGFYIFMYKGASVATVQVGKTGMETLKNIPINIKEFKPYLILSVPALAKNFKKNIEQGIRAQGNMVNRLFHMGLDVAYTYNGDGGDDKGRGWRFLLKPVVSLFDSIIFSKVRENFGGELKFFIGGGALLDKDLQKFYYAIGLPMYQGYGLSEATPVISTNGPRHHKFGSSGVLVQPLDLKICDLDGKELPSGEKGEIVIRGENVMAGYWKNPSSTADTVRDGWLYTGDMGYMGKDGLLYVLGRFKSLLIGSDGEKYSPEGIEEALVEHSSCIDQLLLYNNQNPYTVALLVPNKDRLKKHLAHHQLDLNSEKGKEEAIRILQSQIDRFRKGGDLSTLFPDRWLPTTFAVLPEPFTEQNGLVNSTMKIVRGKVEKTYADRIDHLYTPEGKNPVNAENLKSL
- a CDS encoding type II toxin-antitoxin system RelE/ParE family toxin: MKNRREILWYKNYFTEFYVPLPTGVRSKIKYVLELVRTEENIPVRFFKHLEDVKGLYEIRIEYESNIYRIFCCLDKGKIVVLFNGIQKKSRRTPLKDIQLAARIMKEYFKEKKGE
- a CDS encoding polyprenol monophosphomannose synthase; translation: MSDSIVIIPTYNEKENVENIIRAVFGLEKNFDILIIDDGSPDGTADIVKRLQKEFPERLFMVERQGKLGLGTAYICGFKWAIEHKYDFIFEMDADFSHNPNDLPKLYAACTEQGGDVAIGSRYSNGVNVVNWPLGRVLMSYYASVYVRFVTGMKVQDTTAGFKCYRREVLETIDLDHIHFKGYAFQIEMKFTAYKCGFKLVEVPIIFINRVLGTSKMNSSIFGEALFGVLKLKWWSLFRKYPQKK
- a CDS encoding helix-turn-helix domain-containing protein, with translation MKDKYLSEEKKQQIMQCHTFDELLDIEYGPEGTPERNQFEEEAQAFILAERLKEERLKAGLTQEQLAEKIGTKKSYISRIENGKCDVQLSTLYKIFRGLGKQISVTVL